From Diospyros lotus cultivar Yz01 chromosome 4, ASM1463336v1, whole genome shotgun sequence, a single genomic window includes:
- the LOC127798823 gene encoding uncharacterized protein LOC127798823, which translates to MGQRPKNNRYLSSSCLWRRENLESQYIRSIAPYGRENPESPICLVLFDASSCLWRIKNLESQHIWSTAPYNTGYRERPGGDCVTVIWHALQYRLTAITQLAHHDMAFVPLDNLRCNGNGNQTEMGDGSDGSPKVTKGGSELFEYSGKVKQ; encoded by the exons ATGGGTCAAAGACCGAAGAATAATCGCTATCTTTCTTCTTCATGCTTGTGGCGGAGAGAGAATCTTGAATCCCAATACATACGGTCCATCGCGCCTTATGGCAGAGAGAATCCTGAATCCCCAATTTGTCTCGTCCTATTCGATGCTTCTTCATGCTTATGGCGGATAAAGAATCTTGAATCCCAACATATATGGTCCACCGCGCCTTACAATACAG GTTATAGGGAAAGGCCTGGTGGTGATTGTGTAACAGTGATATGGCATGCCTTACAATATAG ATTGACAGCCATAACCCAGTTGGCACATCATGATATGGCATTTGTCCCTCTTGACAATTTaag ATGTAATGGCAATGGGAATCAAACTGAGATGGGCGATGGATCAGATGGGTCTCCAAAGGTTACAAAGGGTGGCTCAGAATTGTTTGAATATTcag GTAAAGTAAAGCAATAG